The window CAAATGGTTAGGGTATTTAAAAATTGTTGACTGCATTTCAAAAACATTAATATTAtcatccaattatatatatatatatatatatatatatatatatatatatatatatatatatatatatatatatatatatatatatatatatatatatatgtatatatgtgtgtgtgtgtgtgtgtgcgtgtatgtgtgtgtgtgtgtgtataggtGTATAGATATATAGTTTTATGAACCCGTTCGTTAGATGAAATTGTAAAAATATGATTTGGCACCCGTTTAATATATTTTCGCAAATATGATTTTGCAACtggtgaaataaaataaaatagtccTCCTATTTGTATGGAGTACATGGTTTCATGTTAGCATAATAGAGATTATTGCTTGGATTTTTAAGTTTAATAGATTTGTTGAATAAATCCAATTTTTATAATCCTATTAACTAATATGCGGCGATTTTTATCTCCGTTAATTGGATCAAGTTAATTAAtagataattatttttattaaagatatTTTAATTGATTTATGATGTCATCCAAGTAGGTTAaattttttctattttctttttaatttttttaatgaaAGAAATTGTTTTTTTACGATGTCATCATTTTAGCATTATAATAGAatctatagatatatatatatatatatatatataaaaatgtgatCATGTGAGAATGTTCTCATTTATATAAATGGTGAGAATAGATCTTGGCCGTACATACTTTTAATCAATGGTTATGAATATTTAGGgttatttaaaattaaaaagtgaGCGAAAAGGGCATATATGGAAAATCTCGTTCCTTAAACTTCTCATATAATCCGATATTAAATCTATAGTAGAAATTCGATAAATTAATACTCGATTATTTAATAAACTCTCTAAGATAATATTTTTTGCCGGTTCCGACTCGGGGATAGGGTACTAAATTAATAATTCGATAAAATTATAAGATAATACAATTTTGATAATTTCTTTAGACcccatataaaatataaattaataatttctTATACAGTATATAGCATATTACATGAATGATTTATGAAGGTTTCTTGAAAAATGACTCAATTGTCTTTTGTTTTTTGTTGAAATCAATTTCCCCTTGAATCTCATCTCTAATTTTCCTTAGCATGATAAGAACTTCTGGTATTGTTTTCTCATAGCTCAACAAGAAATTATTCAATGTGATTGCCCCTTTAATAGCATCGTTTCGCGAAGGGGGCTCCATTGTAGaactttcatcatcttcttcatcgatATCATCTTTATTAATTCCAATAACGCTTTCAATAATTTCTTCATCAGTCAACAACTGTGCAACTACATTTTCTTCTGGGTGAGTCAGAACATCTTCGACATCCAAATTGGGCATAAATTGATACATTGAACACAAGAAGC of the Rutidosis leptorrhynchoides isolate AG116_Rl617_1_P2 chromosome 5, CSIRO_AGI_Rlap_v1, whole genome shotgun sequence genome contains:
- the LOC139850068 gene encoding uncharacterized protein, translated to MPNLDVEDVLTHPEENVVAQLLTDEEIIESVIGINKDDIDEEDDESSTMEPPSRNDAIKGAITLNNFLLSYEKTIPEVLIMLRKIRDEIQGEIDFNKKQKTIESFFKKPS